In Capricornis sumatraensis isolate serow.1 chromosome 2, serow.2, whole genome shotgun sequence, the DNA window ctggatcatcgaaaaagcaagagagttccagaaaaacatctatttctgctttattggctatgccaaagcctttgtgtggatcacaataaactgtggaaaattcttaaagagatgggaataccagacaacctgacctgcctcttgagaaacctatatgcaggtcaggaagcaacagttagaactggacatggaacaacagactgcttccaaataggaaaaggagtccgtcaaggctgtatattgtcaccctgcttatttaacttatatgcagagtacatcacgagaaacactgggctggaagaagcacaagctggaatcaagattgccgggagaaatatcaataacctcagatatgcagataacaccacccttatggcagaaagtgaagaggaactaaaaagcctcttgatgggcCAGCGAGAAAATGGCAGCGGCTGGGGAAGCAGCGTGAGGAGCCGGATGAGCACCGAGGCTCATTGAAACGGGTCGCCATGCCCCTCCGCAGCCCGTAGACAGTTTATAACTCGAGGAGTGAAGGAATGCCTCTTGAGAGAATTTcatcattaaatatatttttggagaTTTTAGCCCTGATGAATTCAATCAGTTCTTTGTGACTCCCCGTGCTTCAGTTGAGCTTCCTCCGTACGGCGGGACAGTTCCGTGTGGCGCACAGGCTGCTGGTGACCTCCCCAACGGACACGACTATCAGAGAATTGAATTTGGTGTTAATGAAGTAATTGAACCGAGTGACACTGCCGAGAACTCCCAACTACAGTACTTTAAGCACACTGAATCCTCAGGCCCCTGAATTTATCCTTAGCTGCACAACTTCCAAAAAGCTCTCTGATGACGTTGATAAAGAAGTGAACTACAGCTCCGCCGATTGCCAGTACCTGGGCCCTGCCCTTGCCCTGGATGGCGGCTCTCAGGCCGAGGCGGAAGCTTTAGAGAACGATGGTGTTTCGGGTGGTCTTGGACAAAGGGAgcgtaaaaagaagaaaaaacgtTCCCCTGAATATTACAGTTACTTGAAAGATGGTGGTGAGGGTGGACCTTCGGTGGAAGCCCTGGTCAGTGGCCATGCCGGCCCAGCAGTCCCCAACAGCGTAGGCGCCAAGGACGTGGACTTGATGGGGGATGTACCCACGGCACGGACCCCCCGGACTTGGGGCAGCCCTCAGGATGCCACGGACTTTGTCAGCGATGCCAGGCCTGCTGGGGCTTTCCTCGGAGCCCTGGATGGCGGGGCCAGGACTGCAGGGCAGCCCGAGGGCTTCCCCGGGGCCGACTCAGaggcctcctgcctccctgccgAGGCCGGCAGGGACACCCTATTGAGGACAGCTGTGGCTCAGCCCTCCGTGGGGACTGATACTACTGAGAACCTTGGAGTCACTAATGGACAAATACTTGAATCCTTGGGTGAGGGCACAGCTGCCAACAGGGTGGAGTTGCACACTGTGGAGAGCGCAGACTCGGACCCCGCCGAGGCCGAGCGCGCCCCACCTCCTGCGGATGCCCCGGCCTCTGCAGCGGGCACTGTGCCTGCCAGTCAGCCCGCCAAGTCATGGGCCAGTCTTTTTCATGATTCTAagccctcttcctcttccttgccTGTGGTTTCTGTGGAAACTAAGTATTCCCCTCCCGCCACGTCTCCCCTGGTCTCTGAAAAGCAGGCGGAAGTCAAGGAAGGGCTGGTTCCAGTTTCAGAGGCTCCTGTAGCCATAAAGATTGCAGGTATAGTTCCAAAGATACAGGTCTGAGGCCGAGATGGGAGCAGACAGTCTGCACTGTTATCCAGAGCGACAGCAGGTTACCTGTGTGTTCCGACGAATTTCTGAACAACACCTGTGCCTTATGTGTCACTAAAAGTAAAAGGACATATGAGCAGAACTGGGCGGGGAGGGATATCTTACTTTTACATTAAGTGGAAAATCCATGTCCGTTATCAGTCATTTGACAGATTACATTTCCACGCCTTGCCTTCTGACTGAATAGTTGTACTCCCTTGTGTGACTGATGGGTAGTCCTGTCTGTGTTCCAGTTATTACGACCTCAGGGTCGTAATCCCTGAGGATTCCACTCACTTTGGAGTTAATTCTTAGGCTATAAGAAAGtactgtgtttttttctttttaatgcctaTTTTGGATTGAGTAAATGGATTTTATTCAGTTTTAGCACACCAAGGCCAATTCTTGACTAGAAAAGAAAAGCTGCAACAGTTTGGCCTGAAGTTAATGTTTCATTTGATATTCTAAGGCTCAAAAAGTAGGGCCAGTTCACAATAAAACTGTaaagcctcaaaaaaaaaaaaaaaagcctcgatgaaagtgaaagaggagagtgaaaaagttgggttaaagctcaacattcagaaaactaaggtctaTCCCTAAGAAACTACCAATTCACTAGACACTGCTACAAATGTCTAACTTACGTTTACTTGTTCTAGATTGCATTAAGCTCCACTAAACACATTTGTCTTTCAAGAAGCTACTGATCAGACATGCCCAGGAACATCAGATGAGACAAA includes these proteins:
- the LOC138073492 gene encoding LOW QUALITY PROTEIN: ubiquitin carboxyl-terminal hydrolase 10-like (The sequence of the model RefSeq protein was modified relative to this genomic sequence to represent the inferred CDS: inserted 2 bases in 1 codon) produces the protein MAWPTPCCQNTHTPLVESIFHPVTAQTPRPLLPAQSVWPAATIKPARAEVKCTTHSTTEDGGIVKGRGWDRERRAERSYSTFKIRRDDLIQDKEQRLLFPGAAVKRYPTSKNFIIKYIFGDFSPDEFNQFFVTPRASVELPPYGGTVPCGAQAAGDLPNGHDYQRIEFGVNEVIEPSDTXPRTPNYSTLSTLNPQAPEFILSCTTSKKLSDDVDKEVNYSSADCQYLGPALALDGGSQAEAEALENDGVSGGLGQRERKKKKKRSPEYYSYLKDGGEGGPSVEALVSGHAGPAVPNSVGAKDVDLMGDVPTARTPRTWGSPQDATDFVSDARPAGAFLGALDGGARTAGQPEGFPGADSEASCLPAEAGRDTLLRTAVAQPSVGTDTTENLGVTNGQILESLGEGTAANRVELHTVESADSDPAEAERAPPPADAPASAAGTVPASQPAKSWASLFHDSKPSSSSLPVVSVETKYSPPATSPLVSEKQAEVKEGLVPVSEAPVAIKIAGIVPKIQV